ACCCAAGCCAGGAGTGACGGGGGCTTCGGCGAGGACGATCCGGCGGGCGCCGCGGCCGTCTCCGGTCCCGGCAATAGCCCGTCGGCTCCGGCAGGCTCCAGTTCCCGATCCATCTGCGCGTCCTCAATGGCCGCCAGGCCAAACAGGGCACGCCAGACCTCCTCCAGCAGGTACCGCATCAACCGCACTGCGGTGTCCAGCGTCGTAACCAGAAAACCCTCGAGCAGGATCATGCCGCCGATTGCGCCGACCGCGATTGGAAGGCCAAAGGCGGCGCGGGAGGCGGAACCCACCGCCATGGCGAACCCGAGGATCGGGTTTCCGCCCGTCTTCAGTCCCGCCAAAGCCGGATGGACATCGGTCAGATAATCGGCGCGGCCCAGCCCCAGCAAGAGGACGCAGATGACGGTGATCGCCAGGATGCTCTCCAGCACCATGCCCCAGTACCCGATTCTTCTGGCTGCGGGTTCAGACACGAGCTGCTTGCAGGTGGTGCCACCGGCGCACAGGCTGTGAAATCCGCTCACCGCGCCACAGGCGACGGTAATGAACAGTCCCGGCCAGACAAACCCCAGCGCCCGTGATCCAGACGCCAGATCCAGCGCTGGCAGGGCCTCTTCCACCGGGATAGCGGTGCCGCGAAAAGCGGCCACAATCACGGTTGTCACGAGCAGGGTCAAGCCGATGTAGAGAATGTGGACGTTGATGAAATCCCGGCTTTGCAAAAACAGCCACACGGGCAGGCCAGCAGCCAGTAGCACGTAAACGGCTAGGACGATCTTCCACGTGTCGGCGGCAACCGAAACGGGAAAACACAAGCCGAAAACGATGCTGACGGCGCAGATGACAAGCGCCAGAACCGAGCACTTCCACACCGCCACGCGCCGCTTGATGTACAACCAGCCCACGAACGGGGCCAGCGCCGTGATCACGATGACGCTGGTGGAGGCAATGCCGCCGATGACCACCTGATCATGGATGGTGCGAAAGAGCGTCTGGCCGCCGCTAAGATCCAGCCGGCTGATCGGCACCAGGCTCACCAGCGCGGCGGCCGAGAGATTCAGGAAGGTCGCGCACACCAGCGCCAGCAGCAGCACCAGAAAGAGCACGAGCGCGACGAAGGGTCCGGTGCCCAGCAGGCGCCGGACCACCGTCGCCATCGATTGTCCGCTCATGCGGGTGGACATGAACGTGGCGAGGTAGTCATGCACGGCGCCGATGAGCATGCCTCCGAAGACAACCCACAAGACCGCCGGCAGCCATCCGTAGCAGACCGCGATCACCGGGCCGATGATCGGACCCGCGCCGGCAATGGAGGCGAAGTGATGGGCAAAGACAACC
This portion of the Lentisphaerota bacterium genome encodes:
- a CDS encoding carbon starvation protein A — protein: MTVLLILLISITILVLGGHLYSTFLARSWGEQPDRITPAVRLNDGHDYVPTPTPVVFAHHFASIAGAGPIIGPVIAVCYGWLPAVLWVVFGGMLIGAVHDYLATFMSTRMSGQSMATVVRRLLGTGPFVALVLFLVLLLALVCATFLNLSAAALVSLVPISRLDLSGGQTLFRTIHDQVVIGGIASTSVIVITALAPFVGWLYIKRRVAVWKCSVLALVICAVSIVFGLCFPVSVAADTWKIVLAVYVLLAAGLPVWLFLQSRDFINVHILYIGLTLLVTTVIVAAFRGTAIPVEEALPALDLASGSRALGFVWPGLFITVACGAVSGFHSLCAGGTTCKQLVSEPAARRIGYWGMVLESILAITVICVLLLGLGRADYLTDVHPALAGLKTGGNPILGFAMAVGSASRAAFGLPIAVGAIGGMILLEGFLVTTLDTAVRLMRYLLEEVWRALFGLAAIEDAQMDRELEPAGADGLLPGPETAAAPAGSSSPKPPSLLAWVLSHYWVNSGIAVALMLWFSFSSGIMTLWGLFATANQLLAAFVLGLGALWLLRCGRRIWYIVGPALFMLVTTGASLVLLLRKFLPGPSAAGAPVGNATLFGASLVLCGLTLYLVVVGLRSAIFPRATRPVRPDGKTPPASV